A genome region from Salvia splendens isolate huo1 chromosome 19, SspV2, whole genome shotgun sequence includes the following:
- the LOC121778416 gene encoding guanine nucleotide-binding protein subunit gamma 3-like has product MSDFQANGSLPPPPPQPRSPPHLYGKRREGARVQMLEREIGFLDEELKSLESIPPASRSCKEVAEFVTGNVDPLIPTIKKTRRSWRLWKWFCGACCFDFSRIYCCDCSCDLSMPRCCDCMTCNSCSNPCQSCGIPACRCFPCISSKCFKKWKCSLNGCCCCLPKRLCCPTCSCTRCTCYPKCPNLKNMCSCCNKSCCFPCYYGK; this is encoded by the exons ATGTCTGATTTCCAGGCTAACGGTtctctgccgccgccgccgccgcagccgAGGTCGCCGCCGCATTTGTACGGGAAGCGGAGGGAGGGAGCCAGGGTTCAGATGCTCGAGAGGGAGATTGGCTTTTTAGac GAAGAATTGAAATCTCTTGAGAGCATTCCACCAGCTTCAAGATCCTGTAAAGA GGTCGCTGAATTCGTGACAGGAAATGTCGACCCTCTCATACCTAC GATTAAGAAGACTCGAAGATCATGGCGTTTATGGAAATGGTTCTG TGGAGCGTGCTGCTTCGACTTTTCGCGGATTTACTGCTGCGATTGCTCGTGTGATCTCAGTATGCCGCGGTGCTGTGACTGTATGACCTGTAATTCCTGCAGCAACCCATGTCAAAGCTGCGGAATACCGGCATGCCGGTGCTTCCCCTGCATTAGTAGCAAATGCTTTAAGAAGTGGAAATGCAGCCTGaatggctgctgctgctgcctgCCTAAGCGCCTTTGCTGCCCAACCTGCTCTTGCACAAGGTGTACATGTTATCCTAAATGTCCCAACCTAAAAAATATGTGTTCATGTTGTAACAAAAGCTGCTGCTTCCCTTGCTACTACGGTAAGTAA